Proteins encoded in a region of the Lepidochelys kempii isolate rLepKem1 chromosome 24, rLepKem1.hap2, whole genome shotgun sequence genome:
- the CFAP126 gene encoding protein Flattop isoform X2 yields the protein MGTWEMPLKIPPTKLNLTSRSAAAASHLTNWIHKSTALTSACNGLRPQITGKPREPESHTQTTKELSNKNSRASGRGSEGPRSSAKMPPEEEAYHKGSTTPKVPLSRQPGCMDVRIKGATSQEISGSHQPGSKEAWHRGSVSSEVPLSRQPGCMDVRIKEISSPKVPASNRPPSREANPRRAISAEVPAGSRPGSMEAKAKGVSSPELVALCCSGSIEANPRGAISPEALASGRPGSKASEAAETQKRMSRRVAEGNGSMSPKMEGSARPQSCPEERFGQTFN from the exons ATGGGAACCTGGGAGATGCCACTGAAGATTCCCCCAACCAAACTGAACCTGACCTCTCGCTCGGCTGCCGCAGCCTCGCACCTCACCAACTGGATCCACAAGTCCACCGCACTGACCAGCGCCTGCAACGGCCTCCGCCCGCAGATCACCGGCAAG ccccgaGAGCCTgaatcacacacacagaccacaAAGGAGCTTTCCAATAAGAACAGTCGGGCATCTGGCAGAGGCTCCGAGGGCCCCAGGTCCTCAGCCAAAATGCCCCCTGAAGAGGAGGCTTATCACAAAGGATCCACCACCCCCAAGGTCCCACTGTCACGCCAGCCTGGCTGCATGGACGTTCGAATCAAAGGAGCTACCTCCCAAGAGATCTCAGGTTCACACCAGCCAGGCTCAAAGGAGGCTTGGCACAGAGGAAGTGTGTCATCTGAAGTCCCATTGTCACGCCAGCCTGGCTGCATGGATGTTCGAATCAAAGAGATCTCTTCACCCAAAGTCCCAGCTTCCAACCGACCTCCTTCAAGGGAGGCTAATCCCAGGCGAGCCATCTCTGCCGAAGTCCCAGCTGGAAGTCGACCTGGGTCAATGGAGGCTAAAGCCAAAGGAGTCAGCTCACCTGAGCTTGTGGCTTTATGTTGTTCTGGGTCAATAGAGGCCAACCCCAGGGGAGCCATCTCGCCTGAGGCCTTGGCATCAGGCCGCCCTGGTTCAAAGGCTAGCGAAGCAGCTGAGACCCAGAAGAGGATGTCAAGGAGGGTAGCGGAGGGGAACGGGAGCATGTCGCCCAAGATGGAAGGGTCAGCGAGACCCCAGTCCTGCCCTGAAGAAAGATTTGGGCAAACATTCAACTGA
- the CFAP126 gene encoding protein Flattop isoform X1: MATNYKAGQYEDAFTAQNLQNWTLPKLYKEHPSAREGYTQFVANDRGHLLPAVPRSKASPWGTFMGTWEMPLKIPPTKLNLTSRSAAAASHLTNWIHKSTALTSACNGLRPQITGKPREPESHTQTTKELSNKNSRASGRGSEGPRSSAKMPPEEEAYHKGSTTPKVPLSRQPGCMDVRIKGATSQEISGSHQPGSKEAWHRGSVSSEVPLSRQPGCMDVRIKEISSPKVPASNRPPSREANPRRAISAEVPAGSRPGSMEAKAKGVSSPELVALCCSGSIEANPRGAISPEALASGRPGSKASEAAETQKRMSRRVAEGNGSMSPKMEGSARPQSCPEERFGQTFN; this comes from the exons ATGGCAACGAACTACAAAGCGGGGCAG TATGAGGATGCCTTCACTGCACAGAATTTGCAAAACTGGACCCTGCCCAAGCTCTACAAGGAG CACCCCTCTGCCCGGGAAGGCTACACCCAATTTGTAGCCAATGACCGAGGACACCTGCTCCCTGCAGTGCCACGTTCAAAG gcttCCCCCTGGGGAACATTTATGGGAACCTGGGAGATGCCACTGAAGATTCCCCCAACCAAACTGAACCTGACCTCTCGCTCGGCTGCCGCAGCCTCGCACCTCACCAACTGGATCCACAAGTCCACCGCACTGACCAGCGCCTGCAACGGCCTCCGCCCGCAGATCACCGGCAAG ccccgaGAGCCTgaatcacacacacagaccacaAAGGAGCTTTCCAATAAGAACAGTCGGGCATCTGGCAGAGGCTCCGAGGGCCCCAGGTCCTCAGCCAAAATGCCCCCTGAAGAGGAGGCTTATCACAAAGGATCCACCACCCCCAAGGTCCCACTGTCACGCCAGCCTGGCTGCATGGACGTTCGAATCAAAGGAGCTACCTCCCAAGAGATCTCAGGTTCACACCAGCCAGGCTCAAAGGAGGCTTGGCACAGAGGAAGTGTGTCATCTGAAGTCCCATTGTCACGCCAGCCTGGCTGCATGGATGTTCGAATCAAAGAGATCTCTTCACCCAAAGTCCCAGCTTCCAACCGACCTCCTTCAAGGGAGGCTAATCCCAGGCGAGCCATCTCTGCCGAAGTCCCAGCTGGAAGTCGACCTGGGTCAATGGAGGCTAAAGCCAAAGGAGTCAGCTCACCTGAGCTTGTGGCTTTATGTTGTTCTGGGTCAATAGAGGCCAACCCCAGGGGAGCCATCTCGCCTGAGGCCTTGGCATCAGGCCGCCCTGGTTCAAAGGCTAGCGAAGCAGCTGAGACCCAGAAGAGGATGTCAAGGAGGGTAGCGGAGGGGAACGGGAGCATGTCGCCCAAGATGGAAGGGTCAGCGAGACCCCAGTCCTGCCCTGAAGAAAGATTTGGGCAAACATTCAACTGA